From Roseburia hominis, the proteins below share one genomic window:
- a CDS encoding threonine/serine exporter family protein: MDTQLLMTTAMLAGKLMLLSGAETYRVEDTIHHILGTAENLEYAEVLVIMTGISATLKIKDEPAISLIKRVNSIGTNLSRIVSVNDISRRYCGGEISLEDAYTELDSLQKKVYRRSQYSLAVVGICVGFSLLFGGSICEIIASFAVGAFLAICIAAGKLLKFHAFLLDIFAAIGVAFATIIMKFIFGRHMSMDVVMISCIMPLVPGVAITNAVRDTLQGDYLSGAARLLEAFLKAAGIALGIGIGLALFSGFILNGGAMS; this comes from the coding sequence ATGGATACCCAGCTATTAATGACAACCGCTATGCTCGCCGGGAAACTCATGCTTTTAAGTGGAGCTGAGACCTACCGGGTGGAAGATACCATACACCATATTCTGGGGACAGCGGAAAATCTGGAATACGCGGAGGTCCTCGTGATCATGACCGGAATCAGCGCCACGCTGAAAATAAAGGACGAACCCGCTATTTCCCTAATCAAGCGCGTGAACAGCATCGGCACGAACTTAAGCCGAATAGTATCTGTAAATGACATTTCCAGACGTTACTGCGGTGGAGAGATTTCTTTGGAAGACGCCTACACGGAGCTGGATTCCCTGCAAAAAAAAGTTTACCGCCGTTCCCAGTACAGTCTGGCCGTGGTAGGAATCTGCGTCGGCTTCTCCCTTCTGTTCGGCGGAAGCATTTGCGAGATCATTGCCTCCTTTGCCGTGGGCGCTTTTCTGGCAATCTGTATCGCGGCCGGAAAACTACTGAAATTCCACGCCTTCCTGCTGGATATATTTGCCGCTATCGGCGTCGCATTTGCCACGATCATCATGAAATTTATATTCGGCCGGCACATGAGCATGGACGTCGTGATGATTTCGTGCATCATGCCCCTGGTGCCGGGAGTTGCCATCACCAATGCGGTGCGCGATACCCTTCAGGGGGATTACCTCTCAGGGGCTGCCCGGCTTTTGGAAGCCTTTCTGAAAGCGGCCGGCATTGCACTGGGCATCGGTATCGGCCTGGCCCTGTTCAGCGGATTCATTTTAAACGGAGGTGCTATGTCATAA
- a CDS encoding threonine/serine exporter family protein, whose translation MIIKFIAGVIGAFIAIYSFAVYIEVPKNYLLRAGLVGGIGGFTYLLSMEFQLGDVGASFLSALVAAIVAHIFARLFKAPVTLFLIPGILPTVPGAGMYRTVYYVITGNETLAGYYLIQTLEIAGGIALAIFVVDSLFRALQKGDWKQNSLTYIKGKSDTPKQ comes from the coding sequence ATGATCATCAAATTCATTGCCGGAGTGATCGGTGCATTTATCGCCATCTACTCCTTCGCCGTATATATTGAAGTACCAAAAAATTATTTACTGCGCGCAGGGCTTGTCGGCGGCATCGGCGGATTTACCTACCTTTTGAGCATGGAGTTTCAACTGGGAGACGTAGGCGCCTCCTTCCTTTCCGCTCTGGTCGCCGCAATCGTCGCCCACATCTTCGCCCGGCTTTTTAAAGCGCCCGTGACCCTGTTCCTGATTCCCGGAATCCTTCCTACAGTACCGGGCGCAGGTATGTATCGGACCGTATACTACGTGATTACAGGAAATGAAACACTGGCCGGTTACTACCTGATTCAGACCCTTGAGATCGCCGGAGGAATTGCTCTTGCCATCTTCGTCGTGGACAGCTTATTCCGGGCACTGCAAAAAGGTGACTGGAAGCAGAATTCCCTGACATATATCAAGGGGAAATCTGATACACCTAAGCAATAA
- a CDS encoding ABC-F family ATP-binding cassette domain-containing protein: MNIINIEHISKIFGEKTIFEDASVGIQEGDKIGIIGINGTGKTTLLKMIAGGEVPDQGQIVRQNNLKIAYLPQNPVFPPHATIASYAQEGETQWKVYSNLSQLGILEYDTQIEHLSGGQRRKVALAKVLASEFDVLLLDEPTNHLDAAMISWLEGYLREYRGTIIMVTHDRYFLDQVTNKILEISHGSIYSYEANYSRFLELKAEREEMELASERKRQSILRMEVEWAKRGCRARSTKQKARLERLEALKNGAAPVRDQTVELDSIETRMGKKTIELSHVSKAFGDKKIVTDYSYIFLKNQKVGIIGPNGCGKSTLVKMIAGIIAPDTGEIESGETVRIGYFAQEEQHMDDRQNVIDYVKEIGEYITTKEGRISASQMLERFLFTPEMQYAPIGKLSGGEKRRLYLLGVLCQNSNVLILDEAGNNLDIPTVTILEDYLNSFSGIVITVSHDRYFLDNIADRILELDGMGDVRQYEGGYTEYLEVKNRERQDLSENRKQNISSGGGNVAQKGNAGSDRNVGGKDDAAKSGAKEWKQNRPAKLKFSFKEQREFETIDDDIAALEEKLESLDADMMKNATNSVKLKELLEEKADAEKLLEEKMERWVYLNDLAERIAEQNRKE; encoded by the coding sequence ATGAACATCATTAATATAGAACATATCAGTAAAATATTTGGCGAGAAGACGATTTTTGAAGATGCCTCAGTGGGAATTCAGGAGGGTGATAAGATCGGAATCATCGGGATCAATGGTACGGGAAAAACCACGTTGCTTAAGATGATCGCAGGAGGTGAGGTGCCGGACCAGGGGCAGATCGTGCGGCAGAATAACCTGAAGATTGCATATCTTCCGCAAAATCCTGTATTTCCGCCTCATGCGACCATAGCCTCCTATGCGCAGGAGGGCGAGACCCAGTGGAAGGTATACAGCAATCTAAGCCAGCTCGGGATTCTGGAGTACGATACGCAGATCGAGCATTTATCCGGCGGCCAGAGGCGTAAGGTGGCTCTGGCGAAGGTGTTGGCGTCGGAATTCGACGTACTTTTGTTAGATGAGCCCACGAATCATCTGGATGCGGCTATGATTTCCTGGCTGGAGGGATATCTGCGGGAGTACAGGGGAACGATCATTATGGTCACACATGACCGTTATTTCCTGGATCAGGTGACGAATAAGATTCTGGAAATCAGCCATGGAAGCATTTATAGCTATGAAGCGAATTACTCCCGTTTCCTGGAGCTGAAGGCGGAGCGGGAGGAAATGGAGCTGGCATCGGAAAGAAAACGCCAGAGTATTCTGCGCATGGAGGTAGAGTGGGCAAAACGCGGCTGCCGGGCGAGAAGCACCAAGCAGAAGGCGCGTCTGGAAAGGCTGGAGGCACTTAAAAATGGCGCAGCCCCGGTGCGTGATCAGACGGTGGAGCTGGATTCCATAGAGACCAGAATGGGAAAGAAGACCATAGAGCTTTCACATGTGAGCAAGGCGTTTGGGGATAAGAAGATTGTAACAGATTACAGCTATATTTTCCTGAAGAATCAGAAGGTAGGGATCATCGGCCCCAATGGCTGTGGGAAATCGACGCTTGTGAAAATGATCGCAGGCATCATAGCGCCGGATACAGGGGAAATTGAGTCTGGCGAGACGGTCAGAATCGGATATTTTGCGCAGGAAGAGCAGCACATGGACGACCGGCAGAATGTGATTGACTATGTCAAGGAGATCGGGGAATATATTACGACAAAAGAAGGAAGGATCAGTGCTTCGCAGATGCTGGAACGTTTCCTCTTTACGCCGGAGATGCAGTATGCCCCGATCGGGAAGCTGTCGGGCGGAGAGAAGAGGCGACTATATCTTCTGGGAGTCCTGTGTCAGAACAGTAACGTACTGATTCTTGACGAGGCGGGAAATAATCTGGATATTCCGACGGTGACGATATTGGAGGATTACCTGAATTCCTTTTCCGGGATCGTGATCACGGTATCTCACGACCGCTATTTCCTGGATAATATCGCAGACCGGATCCTGGAGCTTGATGGGATGGGAGATGTCCGCCAGTACGAGGGCGGCTACACGGAGTATCTGGAAGTTAAAAACAGAGAAAGACAAGATTTAAGCGAAAACAGAAAGCAAAACATTTCTTCTGGAGGTGGAAATGTTGCACAAAAGGGGAATGCGGGTTCTGACAGGAATGTGGGAGGCAAGGACGATGCGGCAAAATCCGGCGCAAAGGAATGGAAGCAGAACAGACCTGCAAAATTAAAGTTTTCATTCAAGGAGCAGAGGGAATTTGAGACCATAGATGACGATATCGCCGCCCTTGAGGAAAAGCTGGAGAGTTTAGATGCAGATATGATGAAGAACGCTACCAATTCTGTGAAGCTGAAGGAGCTGCTTGAGGAAAAGGCGGATGCGGAAAAACTTCTGGAAGAGAAGATGGAGCGATGGGTCTACTTGAATGATCTGGCGGAACGGATTGCGGAGCAGAATCGAAAGGAATAA
- a CDS encoding putative holin-like toxin — MYVTYTELIQIGIFIVALVGLCYKIFKDKK, encoded by the coding sequence ATGTACGTTACATACACTGAATTAATTCAGATTGGTATCTTCATTGTAGCCCTTGTAGGTCTTTGTTATAAGATTTTCAAGGATAAAAAGTAG
- the eno gene encoding phosphopyruvate hydratase, whose translation MYKYLPITDIYAREILDSRGNPTVEVEVLAGEKHLGRAAVPSGASTGKYEAIELRDGQHRYQGLGVKKAVEHVNDRIAREIIGMNVFEQAKIDHLLVKLDGTDNKINLGANAMLGVSMAAARAAAKAVHLPLYQYLGGVNAKQMPVPMMNILNGGRHADNTIDIQEFMIMPVGACCFEQGLQMCAEIYKALRSLLADSGYQTAVGDEGGFAPDLPDAKEALRFIVRAIEKASYKPKEQVVIALDAAASELYNKETGEYVFEGEGKMHGHRVVRSTEEMIDYYEELIEEFPIMSIEDALDEEDWEGWELITTRMGLQVQLVGDDLFVTNVKRLNAGIIKEIANAILIKVNQIGTLTEAFDAIEMAKSAGYSAIISHRSGETEDSIIADLAVAFNTGQIKTGAPCRSERVAKYNQLLRIEDRLGGIAKYENPFARFS comes from the coding sequence ATGTATAAATATTTGCCGATCACGGACATATACGCAAGAGAAATTCTGGATTCCAGAGGGAATCCGACGGTAGAGGTGGAGGTGCTCGCGGGGGAAAAGCACCTGGGAAGGGCGGCGGTGCCTTCGGGGGCCTCGACAGGAAAATATGAGGCGATCGAGCTGCGCGACGGGCAGCACAGGTATCAGGGACTTGGAGTGAAAAAAGCGGTGGAGCATGTAAATGACCGCATTGCCAGGGAAATCATCGGAATGAATGTATTTGAACAGGCAAAGATCGATCACCTGCTGGTGAAGCTTGACGGAACCGACAACAAGATCAATCTGGGGGCCAACGCTATGTTGGGAGTGTCCATGGCTGCGGCGAGGGCTGCGGCAAAGGCGGTTCATCTTCCTTTGTACCAGTATCTGGGCGGTGTGAACGCCAAGCAGATGCCGGTTCCGATGATGAACATTTTAAATGGAGGACGCCACGCCGATAACACCATTGATATCCAGGAATTTATGATCATGCCGGTGGGAGCCTGCTGCTTTGAACAGGGGCTGCAGATGTGCGCGGAGATCTACAAAGCGCTTCGTTCCCTGCTTGCCGACAGCGGGTATCAGACTGCGGTAGGCGACGAGGGCGGTTTTGCACCGGATCTGCCGGACGCAAAGGAAGCCCTGCGCTTCATCGTGCGGGCAATCGAAAAAGCCAGCTACAAACCGAAGGAGCAGGTCGTGATCGCGTTAGATGCGGCGGCGAGTGAGTTGTACAATAAGGAGACCGGAGAATATGTATTTGAGGGAGAAGGGAAAATGCATGGCCACCGCGTGGTGCGTTCTACCGAGGAAATGATTGATTACTATGAAGAACTGATTGAAGAATTCCCGATCATGTCTATTGAGGACGCGCTGGACGAGGAGGACTGGGAAGGCTGGGAGCTGATCACGACACGTATGGGGCTTCAGGTACAGCTTGTGGGAGATGATCTGTTCGTGACGAACGTCAAGCGTTTGAATGCCGGAATTATCAAGGAGATCGCAAATGCTATTCTGATCAAGGTGAACCAGATTGGAACATTGACGGAGGCCTTCGACGCCATAGAGATGGCAAAGAGCGCGGGATATAGTGCGATTATTTCCCACCGCTCCGGCGAGACGGAGGATTCCATTATTGCCGATCTGGCCGTGGCGTTTAACACAGGGCAGATCAAGACCGGAGCGCCCTGCCGGTCCGAGAGGGTGGCAAAATACAACCAGCTTCTCAGGATTGAGGACCGTCTGGGAGGCATTGCAAAATATGAGAACCCGTTCGCACGGTTTTCGTAA
- a CDS encoding YitT family protein gives MKSKLNNFLVMTGATLIMSVGVYFFKFTNNFTFGGITGLAVLVAHTELLSASDFSFVANMALLAIGGLLLGKTFIAKTAYCSILLSISLSVLERLWPMTQPFTDQPMMELLFAIVLPAFGSAVLFNIGASSGGTDIIAMIFKKYTSVNIGYALILSDVAVTIAGFFIFDIKTGLYSCCGLALRSLMVDNFIESLNLSKYFNVVCSNPEPICDFIVHKLGRGATVCDAHGAFSGAEKHIIFTALNRHQAIRLRNFIKTEDPSAFILISNTSEIIGKGFHSV, from the coding sequence ATGAAATCCAAATTAAACAACTTTCTTGTAATGACGGGTGCCACTTTGATTATGTCTGTTGGTGTCTATTTTTTTAAGTTTACAAACAATTTTACGTTTGGCGGTATCACCGGTCTTGCCGTACTCGTTGCACATACCGAACTGCTTTCCGCCTCTGACTTTTCCTTCGTTGCCAACATGGCATTACTCGCGATTGGCGGCCTTTTGCTAGGCAAGACTTTCATTGCCAAAACCGCCTACTGCAGTATTTTGCTATCTATTTCGCTTTCCGTATTAGAACGCTTGTGGCCGATGACTCAGCCGTTCACGGACCAGCCTATGATGGAACTCCTATTTGCCATCGTCCTTCCGGCATTTGGCTCTGCGGTACTTTTCAATATTGGCGCTTCCAGTGGCGGAACGGATATCATAGCCATGATCTTTAAGAAATACACCAGTGTCAATATCGGATACGCATTGATTCTTTCCGATGTTGCCGTCACGATTGCAGGTTTCTTTATCTTTGACATCAAGACCGGACTTTATTCCTGCTGCGGACTTGCGCTTCGTTCTCTCATGGTGGACAACTTCATCGAGAGTTTGAACCTGTCCAAGTACTTTAACGTGGTATGTTCGAATCCGGAACCGATCTGTGACTTCATCGTTCATAAACTGGGGCGAGGCGCCACCGTGTGCGATGCACATGGCGCATTCTCCGGCGCCGAGAAACACATTATTTTTACGGCTCTGAACCGCCATCAGGCGATCCGGCTTCGTAACTTTATCAAGACAGAAGACCCCAGTGCATTCATCCTGATTTCAAACACCAGTGAGATCATTGGAAAGGGCTTCCACAGTGTTTAG